The genome window CAATCACGAAATTACCGGTTAAGACACCGGCACACATTGGCCCTAAGGAAGTTACCAGCGGCAGGAAAGAGTTGCGCAGCATGTGCTTGCGGACGATTTCATTTTGCGTTAAGCCCTTGCTTTTCGCGGTATAAATATAATCCTGCCCCATCGTATCCAGCATACTGGTTCGCAGCATTCGGGCATAATACGCAATATTGGTAAAAGTGGCGGCCGCAATCGGCAGCACCGCATATTGCGCGCCTTTCCAGCCCTGTATCGGAAATAATTTCCATTCCACGGCAAAGTAGTGCTGAAGGAGTGAGCCAAACACAAAATTGGGAATCGACACCCCCAAAATCGCCAGCACAATAACAAAATAATCCATAAAGCCTTTGTTCTTTAGGGCGGCGGTCGCTCCCAACACCGCTCCGACCAGGCAACCAATCAAGACGCCGCCAAAACCGATAACAGCCGAAACCGGCATCCCGGCAGTGACATCGCCAATCACGCTCTGGCTCTTGTACTTCATGGAAACGCCAAAATCGCCGTGCAGCAAGTTCTGCATATAAATCAAATATTGCTCCCATAAAGGCTTATCAAGGCCATATTGCCGATAAAGCGCTTCCCTGACGCTGTCCGGCGTTTCCCTGCTGATTTCAAAGGGCTGCCCGGGAACGGCATGCATCAGAAAAAATGTTGCCGTCGCCACCAGAAAAAGCGTAATCAGCATAGAAACGAAACGTTTTGCTACATATCTTGCCATTTGCCAATTCCCTCCTGCCAGATTTTCCTTACAATCAAAAATTGTCCAACCCCTCAGGGTAATTAGCCGCTATTCAAAATTTAGAAAGCACTCTTAATATTTCCCTTACAGTATTGAACAATTTGTATGTCTAACAAAGACCAGTTTCTTACTTTTTATCAATTTTAACTAAAGTATACTCGACCGCTTTCGCTCTGTCAAGAATTTTTTTACAAAAATATATGCTTTTATCATATTGACTTTTTTTTCTCGCTGTGATACTATTTTTTTATATTACACAGGCTCAAAAGTAGGAAGTCCTTTTGCCCGGCTTGCCCCAAAAAGATTTGCCTGTTTTGATGCACACATCTTTTATCACGCACCTGCAATCTGTTGCACTTATGAAGGAGGGTTTCATTTATGAAGTACATGACCGCCGAACCGTTTCGTATTAAGATGATAGAGCCGATTACCAAATCCACCAAGGCACAGCGGCAGCAATGGCTGAAAGAAGCCGGCTACAATGCGTTTCGTTTAAAATCCGAGCAAGTATATATCGACTGCATTACTGACAGCGGCACCAGTGCTATGAGCCAGAATCAGTGGGCGGCCATGATGACCGGCGATGAAGCCTATGCCGGCTGCCGGAGCTTTTACCGTTTGGAAGCTTCCGCTCAGGACGTATTTGGGATGCCCTATGTTCAGCCAACCCATCAGGGCCGCGCTGCGGATTATATCATGGCGCAGATTTATGCCCGGCCGGGTGCTTACGCCATCGGCAATATGCATTTTGATACCTTCCGCGGCAATGCCGAAATCATGGGCTGCATTCCGGTTGATTATGCCACCGACGCCGGTATGAACCCGGCCTCCCCGGCGCAGGCTTTTAAGGGTAATATTGATCTTGCCAAGATGCAGCAGCTGATTGCCGAAAAGGGCGCGGATAATATTTGTGTTTGTATCATCACTATTACCTGCAACAATAACGGCGGACAGCCCGTTTCCATGCAAAATATCCGGGAAGTCAGCGCACTTTGTAAGCAATACGGAATCCCCTTGGTCATGGACAGTGCCCGTTTAGCGGAAAATGCCTATTTCATCAAAACCCGGGAGCCGGGCTATGAAAACAAGAGCATTAAAGAAATTACCCGAGAAATGTTCAGCTATTGTGAAACAGCCACTATGTCCAGCAAAAAAGACGGTTTGGTCAATATCGGGGGACTGTTTGTTACCAGAAATAAAGAAGTTTATGAAAAAGCCAATCAGTTGGCCATTGTCCATGAAGGCTTTATCACCTACGGCGGCATGTCCGGCCGCGATATGGACGCCCTGGCCGTCGGCTTGCAGGAAGCCTGCGACTTTGATTATCTGGACTACCGCATCAAGCAGGTGGCTTATCTGGGTGAAAAGTTAAAAGAACGAGGCGTACCGATTATTGAACCGACCGGCGGACACGGTGTTTATGTTGACGGCCGCCGCTTCTTCCCGCAAATTCCGCAAAGTGAGTTCCCCAGCCAAAGACTGGTCTGTGCTCTTTATGAAGAAGCCGGTGTGCGCTGCGTAGAAATCGGTGCCTGCGCCTTCGGCTCAATTGACAAAGAAACCGGCCAACCGATTTATCCGTCCATTGAAACCATGCGGATTGCCATCGGCCGCCGGCTTTATACCAATAATCATATGGATGTCATCGCTCAGGCGCTGGGAGATATTTACGAAAAGCGCGATCAATACCGCGGCATGAAAATCGTACACCAAGGTTCGATTGTGTCCTTACGGCACTTTACCGCCGGCTTTGAGCTTTTATAAATAAACCAAACAGGGGGCTGCTGCACTATTACAGGATAGGCACCAGTCCTCTTTTTCCGCCGCCGAATACTTATCCGCCGTTTCCGCGCAGAATGGAGAAAATTATGTTAAATATTGAAGTCTATCGTCCAATCATTGAATTTTTAGCCCTGTTTTTAGGGTCAGAGGCCGAAATTATTCTGACTGATACGGAGAAAGTTTTACTGGTTGAGCATCCTATGGACGACAGCTGTTATGTCGGTGCTCCGCTCAGCGAAATGCAGCGTGCCTTAATCCAAAATCCCAAGTGCAGCACTTTGCCCTACAATATCAATTACCGCACTCTTTCCGGCAAAGGCGACAAAATGCGGTCGGCTACGATGTTTATTCGGGAAGGCGGAACTTTGGTCGGACTTTTAACCATCAATCACAATGTCGGTGAGCTGGTTCGGATTCGCACTTATTTAAATACTCTAATCAGCGGGGATCAGGGGCATAATGTCCTGCAGCCGGCCGCTAAGCCGATGCAGACCTATGAAACCCTGACCCTGTCCGTTACTGAAATCATCAATCAGGTTTTGGAGGAATCGGCCATTCGCTTCAACTCTTCGCCCAACCGGCTGACCGCCCATGAAAAGCTGTCTGTCATTCGGGAAATGGATAATCGCGGAGTATTTCTGGCCAAGGGCTCGGTGATGGAAGTGGCAGAAAAGCTGGGGAGCTCCAAGGCCACCATCTACCGCTATTTACAGCAATTGGAAAAATAAGGCTGTCAGATATTGAACAAATTGAAGCGCGCAAGCATAAATGAATGCGGCCGCGAAGCGGACATATTCATTTTGCGGTGCTTCACCAGCAGACGAAGAGCACGAAGTGCGGCAAATGCGAAGCATTTGGTCTGCTGGTGAAAACTTTGAACAAAAAAAGAATTGACCCAGCCAAAAAAGAGAAAAAGGTGAAATTTATGACGCAAATCATTGATGCCGAAAAGGCAAAGGTCGCTTTAGAGGACAATGGATATGAAGTAAAAGCGATTCAGTCAATTGACGAAGGCTCCAATCATTTTGTTTTTGACGTAATGCTGGCCGGAAACCGACCGGCCATTTGTAAGTTTGCCAAAATCAGAGCAACCGAAGAAGGACTTTATGAGAGCAGCCGCGATACTTTATTCGGCGGCCGGCTGTCCTTAGAAAGAGAAGCTTATTTATTTCAAATGATTCGGGAAAAAGCCGGCGTGCCTACGCCGGAAGTCTACGGTACTTATGAATCGCACTATGGCAAGTTCATTTTGTTAGAACGGATGAACGGTATTTCTCAGAAGGAATGTATGCGCCGCAGCGGCTTTTCCAAACAAACTTTTTTAGACAGCATGGAATTCTTAGGCCGGGATTTCGCCAAAGTTCAAAACATTACTTTCTCGTCCTTTGGCAATATCATGGCTGACTCTGTCATTGAGCCGGCCGGAATCAGTAATTTTTCCGACCGGTTCCGGTCGGTGATTGATATGCGCATTCAGCGCTGTCAGCAAAAGCAGGTTTTCAGCCCGGAAGAAACCGTCCGGGTCACGCAGTTTTTCCATGAAATGCTGGAAAAACTGCGCCCCCACTTTAACGCACAAACCACGCCGCCGGTACTGGTTTTTACCGATATGCACGCGGAAAACTTTTTTACCGATGAACAAGGCATGCCGACCGGATATTTTGATTTAGAGTCAGCCCAAGCTGCTCCGGCCGCCTTGGAATTTTACGGGTTCCGGTTCTTCCTTTATAATTTTTATGACACTGCCTGTTTTCAGGAGGCAGAAGCCGCATTTTTCCGCGGCTATCAAGCGGCCGGCGGAAAATACGCCCCCGCCTGTCCGGCAGACGACAGCGCCATTGATTTTCTGGCCGGCTGCCGGCTGCTCGAACTGGCTCAGTCCTATTGGGGCTATATCGACGGCATCCGGGATAGCTGGGGTCAGGAGATGAAGCGCCTGCTGCTCGCCTATATGGACAGCGGTCAGGTTGACTACAACGCAATCGGTGCCGTTTGGCGGCAGAGAGATCACCAGCCCCTGACGCCGCAAAAAGCATAACATCCTCTATAAACTTAAATCTGCAAAAACTCTCTTAATTCCGTAATCAGCCGAGTCGCTCTGGCAGCTGAGTCGCTTTCGGCAAAAATCCGAATCAGCGGCTCGGTGCCGGAAAACCGGGCAATAATCCAGGAATTATCTTTAAAGTAGACCTTAACCCCATCCAAATAGCTGACGTGGTCAATCTCGGCATGAAACTGCGGCAGCTTTTTTTCTTCAAATAAGAGCTGAACTAAGCGAGCCTTATCCTCCGGGTGAAAAGACAGGTTAGCTTCTTCCATTTGGTAAACGCCAAACTTTTCTTCCATCTCCCGCATCATTTGCCCAAGCCGTTTACCGGTAACGCAAATCATCTCCACCAAAAGCGCCGCCGCAAAAATGCCATCCTTGCCCTTAATATGACCGCGAATGGTCAGACCGCCGCTGCTCTCACCGCCGATAACGGCGTCGGTTTCCGCCATTTTTTTACTGATATGCTTAAAGCCAACCGGTACTTCATAGCACTTTTCTCCGGCATCTGCCGCAATCGCATCCAGCAAATGCGTGGTGGCGATATTGCGCACCGCCGGCCCCCGCCAGTTTTTATAATTCAAAAGATAATAATACAGCAAACTCATAATCATATTGGGGTGAATATAGGCACCGGTTTCATCAATGATACCCAGCCGGTCGGCATCGCCGTCGGTACCGATTCCCAAGTCATACTTCCGTTCTACAACCAAAGTCCGCAAATGGCGCAGGGTTTCTTCGCTGGGCGAAGGCATCCGGCCGCCAAAGCCCGGATCATGCGAATCGTGAATGGTATCAATCTCGCAGCGTGCCGTCATCAGCAGGGTTTGCAGTGCCGTTTTGGACACGCCGTACATCGGATCAACCAAAATCCGCAAATCCTTCCGCCGGATACTGTCAATATCAATCATTGAAATAATGGTATCAATATAGTCATTAAACGGATAAATCAACTGAACAACGCCGCTGGCAACGGCTTCGTCAAAGTCTACGGCTTTAATGTCCGCTGCCGTCAGGCGGTTGATAACCGCTTCCAGCCGGTCGGTAATCTCCCGGTCTGCGTCCTTGCCGCCCTCGGTAAAGATTTTAATACCGTTGTACTCGGCCGGGTTATGACTGGCTGTTACCGCCGCACCGTAAGCCGTTCCCAAGGTTTTAACCGTAAACATCACCAGCGGCGTCGGCGCGACCCGACGAATCAAATATACTTTAATTTGATTGCCGGCCAGCACTTCGGCAATCCATTTTGCCGCCCGGTCAGACAAAAAGCGCTTGTCATAGCCAAGCACCAGTCCCCTGTCGGCTACACCTTCTTTTTTCATTAAATCAGCCAAACTTTGCGCTACTTTAATGATATTATCCTTGGTAAAGTTTTCTCCGATGATGGCTCTCCAGCCACCGGTTCCAAATTGAATCATTTTGGCCTCCTGTTGTTTGTAATATACAATACCTTTGATACCCGCCGTAACATTATATTTCGGCAAACGCCTGCACGATCACATCGTAGAGCGCCTGCGCCGTCCGCTCCTGCACAGCCGGATCAAACATCTTGCGCAGGTCGCCGTCATCTGACATAAAGCCGCTTTCGACGATGACTGCCGGCATTTTGGGGTACTTAACCATATATAAATGCGGCGCATCCAGCATCAAACGGTTCGCAAAGACGGTGGTCTGCGCATAATTTTGCAAAATCAGCTCCGACAGGCGTTTTGATGATAGATTGCCGTTACTCCGCCCCTCTAAATAATAAACATCGGTTCCCTCAATTTTACGGTCTTTGACCGTCGTCATATTGTGGTGCAGGCTGAGGAAAAAATCAGCACCGGTCTCATTCGCCAGCCTCGCCCGCTCGTAAGCCGAAGGATTTTCATCGGTCAGCCGGGAGTAATAAACCCGAATCGCCGGATTTTGTTCTAACTTCGCTTTCAGCTGCATGGTCAGCGCAAAATTGGCATCTTTTTCCAAATATTTCTGTTCGCCCATGCCGATATCCGCTTGCCGGATCGCCCCCGGATCGTTGCCGCCGTGCCCGATATCAATAAACACGACCTTGGTAAAAATTTCCTTGGGCTTTTTCGCCGAAATATATACCCGATCTCGGTCTTCCGCAATCGTCAGCTCCCGCACCGACGGAAAAGTAAACTCCAGCCGCCCATTCACCGCTTC of Lachnospiraceae bacterium oral taxon 500 contains these proteins:
- a CDS encoding peptide ABC transporter permease; the encoded protein is MARYVAKRFVSMLITLFLVATATFFLMHAVPGQPFEISRETPDSVREALYRQYGLDKPLWEQYLIYMQNLLHGDFGVSMKYKSQSVIGDVTAGMPVSAVIGFGGVLIGCLVGAVLGATAALKNKGFMDYFVIVLAILGVSIPNFVFGSLLQHYFAVEWKLFPIQGWKGAQYAVLPIAAATFTNIAYYARMLRTSMLDTMGQDYIYTAKSKGLTQNEIVRKHMLRNSFLPLVTSLGPMCAGVLTGNFVIEKIFNVPGIGQSMITAIQNSDYTMIMGLTIIFSFISVVCYFIVDIVYGLVDPRIRIAG
- a CDS encoding tyrosine phenol-lyase, which codes for MKYMTAEPFRIKMIEPITKSTKAQRQQWLKEAGYNAFRLKSEQVYIDCITDSGTSAMSQNQWAAMMTGDEAYAGCRSFYRLEASAQDVFGMPYVQPTHQGRAADYIMAQIYARPGAYAIGNMHFDTFRGNAEIMGCIPVDYATDAGMNPASPAQAFKGNIDLAKMQQLIAEKGADNICVCIITITCNNNGGQPVSMQNIREVSALCKQYGIPLVMDSARLAENAYFIKTREPGYENKSIKEITREMFSYCETATMSSKKDGLVNIGGLFVTRNKEVYEKANQLAIVHEGFITYGGMSGRDMDALAVGLQEACDFDYLDYRIKQVAYLGEKLKERGVPIIEPTGGHGVYVDGRRFFPQIPQSEFPSQRLVCALYEEAGVRCVEIGACAFGSIDKETGQPIYPSIETMRIAIGRRLYTNNHMDVIAQALGDIYEKRDQYRGMKIVHQGSIVSLRHFTAGFELL
- a CDS encoding phosphonomutase → MIQFGTGGWRAIIGENFTKDNIIKVAQSLADLMKKEGVADRGLVLGYDKRFLSDRAAKWIAEVLAGNQIKVYLIRRVAPTPLVMFTVKTLGTAYGAAVTASHNPAEYNGIKIFTEGGKDADREITDRLEAVINRLTAADIKAVDFDEAVASGVVQLIYPFNDYIDTIISMIDIDSIRRKDLRILVDPMYGVSKTALQTLLMTARCEIDTIHDSHDPGFGGRMPSPSEETLRHLRTLVVERKYDLGIGTDGDADRLGIIDETGAYIHPNMIMSLLYYYLLNYKNWRGPAVRNIATTHLLDAIAADAGEKCYEVPVGFKHISKKMAETDAVIGGESSGGLTIRGHIKGKDGIFAAALLVEMICVTGKRLGQMMREMEEKFGVYQMEEANLSFHPEDKARLVQLLFEEKKLPQFHAEIDHVSYLDGVKVYFKDNSWIIARFSGTEPLIRIFAESDSAARATRLITELREFLQI